Proteins encoded within one genomic window of Brassica rapa cultivar Chiifu-401-42 chromosome A09, CAAS_Brap_v3.01, whole genome shotgun sequence:
- the LOC103839586 gene encoding RING-H2 finger protein ATL30: protein MLPKPIGPNTTLESQPPHHYNNPQLVVILLLVLFIGFFALCCCKCFFHTLSKAWDRLHRNGPPEDQIQSQPEIDGQPPVNPGLEPQIIQSFPLFPFSSVKNLREDKHGLECAICLLEFEEEHVLLRLLTTCYHVFHQECIDRWLESNKTCPVCRRNLDPTASENIKELIIEVIHENSNGNQDQTSTSNEVLRSRQSKEVKMESLPDKFSRSKTTGHSIVRNKPAEEDRFTLRLPDHVKIKVTRRHNNNQTESCISFGELMRNREGRFGELSGQSLVPESEN, encoded by the coding sequence ATGCTGCCGAAACCGATCGGACCAAACACAACTCTTGAATCTCAGCCGCCACATCACTACAATAACCCACAACTAGTGGTTATCCTCCTCCTCGTCCTCTTCATCGGTTTCTTCGCTCTATGTTGCTGCAAATGTTTCTTCCACACTCTCTCAAAGGCTTGGGATCGCCTTCACCGCAATGGACCACCCGAAGATCAAATCCAATCACAACCAGAAATCGACGGTCAACCACCGGTTAACCCCGGTTTAGAGCCACAAATCATACAATCCTTCCCATTATTCCCATTCTCCTCAGTCAAAAATCTCCGAGAAGATAAACACGGACTCGAATGCGCGATTTGTCTTCTTGAATTCGAAGAAGAACACGTCCTTCTCCGACTCTTAACAACCTGTTACCATGTTTTTCATCAAGAATGCATCGACCGTTGGCTTGAATCTAACAAAACATGCCCTGTCTGTCGCCGGAACTTAGATCCAACCGCGTCTGAAAACATCAAAGAGCTGATCATTGAAGTCATACACGAAAACAGCAACGGAAACCAAGATCAAACGTCAACATCAAACGAGGTTTTGCGATCGAGACAGAGTAAAGAGGTAAAGATGGAGTCCTTACCGGATAAATTTTCGAGATCGAAGACGACAGGTCACTCGATAGTGAGGAATAAACCAGCGGAAGAAGACCGGTTTACTTTGAGATTACCGGATCATGTTAAGATCAAGGTAACGAGAAGACATAATAATAACCAAACAGAGAGTTGTATTTCGTTTGGTGAGCTTATGAGAAACAGAGAAGGCCGGTTTGGTGAACTCTCTGGTCAATCACTTGTACCAGAATCAGAAAATTAA
- the LOC103839585 gene encoding transcription factor bHLH71 isoform X2 translates to MTLEALTSNGLLNFVLSETLSPTSENDIIDLEPPPENGIIVSKNTVPVISHQEPSSRQLPPARRGKKRKRRKPRVCKNEEEAENQRITHIAVERNRRRQMNQHLSVLRSLMPQPFAQKGDQASIVGGAIDFIKELEQQLLSLEAQKLQKAQTNQTGSSSTSQDSNGERENAHQPCSLSLSHFFLHSYDPSQENRVGTTSSVSTAMEDLEVTLIETHANIKILSRRRGFRWTTVATTGPPQLSRLMAALQSLSLSVLHLSVTTLDTFAIYSISTKRTERRITEHECLRSTNS, encoded by the exons ATGACACTGGAAGCTTTAACATCAAACGGTCTCTTAAACTTTGTTCTATCCGAGACTCTTTCACCAACCTCAGAAAATGACATCATCGATCTCGAGCCACCGCCAGAAAATGGCATCATCGTCTCCAAGAACACAGTTCCAGTGATATCTCATCAAGAACCATCGTCACGGCAACTACCACCGGCAAGAAGAGGGAAGAAGCGGAAGAGGAGGAAGCCTAGGGTGTGcaaaaacgaagaagaagctgagaaTCAACGAATCACTCACATCGCCGTAGAAAGAAATCGAAGAAGACAGATGAATCAACATCTCTCTGTCTTAAGATCTCTCATGCCTCAGCCTTTTGCTCAGAAG GGAGATCAAGCTTCAATAGTTGGTGGAGCCATAGATTTTATCAAAGAACTTGAACAACAATTACTATCTCTTGAAGCTCAAAAGCTTCAAAAGGCTCAAACAAACCAGACGGGTAGTTCTTCAACAAGTCAAGACTCTAACGGCGAACGGGAGAATGCCCATCAACCATGTTCGCTATCCCTCTCACACTTCTTTCTCCACTCTTACGACCCAAGCCAGGAGAATAGAGTTGGCACAACAAGCTCCGTGAGTACCGCTATGGAAGATCTCGAAGTGACCCTAATCGAAACTCATGCTAACATAAAAATCTTGTCGAGAAGAAGAGGTTTCCGATGGACAACGGTGGCCACCACCGGGCCACCACAACTTTCCAGGCTCATGGCTGCCTTACAATCACTCTCCCTCTCCGTGCTTCACCTCAGTGTAACAACATTGGACACTTTTGCTATCTACTCCATCAGCACTAAG
- the LOC103839585 gene encoding transcription factor bHLH71 isoform X3: MTLEALTSNGLLNFVLSETLSPTSENDIIDLEPPPENGIIVSKNTVPVISHQEPSSRQLPPARRGKKRKRRKPRVCKNEEEAENQRITHIAVERNRRRQMNQHLSVLRSLMPQPFAQKGDQASIVGGAIDFIKELEQQLLSLEAQKLQKAQTNQTGSSSTSQDSNGERENAHQPCSLSLSHFFLHSYDPSQENRVGTTSSVSTAMEDLEVTLIETHANIKILSRRRGFRWTTVATTGPPQLSRLMAALQSLSLSVLHLSVTTLDTFAIYSISTKVRFLILDFYAHA, encoded by the exons ATGACACTGGAAGCTTTAACATCAAACGGTCTCTTAAACTTTGTTCTATCCGAGACTCTTTCACCAACCTCAGAAAATGACATCATCGATCTCGAGCCACCGCCAGAAAATGGCATCATCGTCTCCAAGAACACAGTTCCAGTGATATCTCATCAAGAACCATCGTCACGGCAACTACCACCGGCAAGAAGAGGGAAGAAGCGGAAGAGGAGGAAGCCTAGGGTGTGcaaaaacgaagaagaagctgagaaTCAACGAATCACTCACATCGCCGTAGAAAGAAATCGAAGAAGACAGATGAATCAACATCTCTCTGTCTTAAGATCTCTCATGCCTCAGCCTTTTGCTCAGAAG GGAGATCAAGCTTCAATAGTTGGTGGAGCCATAGATTTTATCAAAGAACTTGAACAACAATTACTATCTCTTGAAGCTCAAAAGCTTCAAAAGGCTCAAACAAACCAGACGGGTAGTTCTTCAACAAGTCAAGACTCTAACGGCGAACGGGAGAATGCCCATCAACCATGTTCGCTATCCCTCTCACACTTCTTTCTCCACTCTTACGACCCAAGCCAGGAGAATAGAGTTGGCACAACAAGCTCCGTGAGTACCGCTATGGAAGATCTCGAAGTGACCCTAATCGAAACTCATGCTAACATAAAAATCTTGTCGAGAAGAAGAGGTTTCCGATGGACAACGGTGGCCACCACCGGGCCACCACAACTTTCCAGGCTCATGGCTGCCTTACAATCACTCTCCCTCTCCGTGCTTCACCTCAGTGTAACAACATTGGACACTTTTGCTATCTACTCCATCAGCACTAAG